One segment of Hippopotamus amphibius kiboko isolate mHipAmp2 chromosome 4, mHipAmp2.hap2, whole genome shotgun sequence DNA contains the following:
- the EPC1 gene encoding enhancer of polycomb homolog 1 isoform X4 codes for MEHHLQRAISAQQVYGEKRDNMVIPVPEAESNIAYYESIYPGEFKMPKQLIHIQPFSLDAEQPDYDLDSEDEVFVNKLKKKMDICPLQFEEMIDRLEKGSGQQPVSLQEAKLLLKEDDELIREVYEYWIKKRKNCRGPSLIPSVKQEKRDGSSTNDPYVAFRRRTEKMQTRKNRKNDEASYEKMLKLRRDLSRAVTILEMIKRREKSKRELLHLTLEIMEKRYSLGDYSGEIMSEVMAQRQPVKPTYSIPIAPLANSGQFKHQEAMDVKEFKVNKQDKADLIRPKRKYEKKPKVLPSSAAAAAPQQASPAALPVFNAKDLNQYDFPSSDEEPLSQVLSGSSEAEEENDPDGPFAFRRKAGCQYYAPHLDQTGNWPWTSPSDGGLGDVRYRYCLTTLTVPQRCIGFARRRVGRGGRVLLDRAHSDYDSMFRHLDLEMLSSPQHSPVNQFANTSETNTSDKSFSKDLSQILVNIKSCRWRHFRPRTPSLHDSDSDELSCRNLCRSINRTGTAQPGTQTCSTSTQSKSSSGSAHFAFTAEQYQQHQQQLALMQKQQLAQIQQQQASSNSSTTTSQNLASNQQKSGFHLNLHHSHSIQGLERTIQGFVSKTLDSASAQFAASALVTSEQLMGFKMKEDVVLGIGVNGVLPASGVYKGLHLSSTTPTALVHTSPSTAGPALLQPANVTQTAGSHGAPSHPVTAANSATTQVLIGNNIRLTVPSSVATVNSLAPINARHIPRTLSAVPSSALKLAAAANCQVSKVPSSSSVDSVPRENHESEKPALNNIADNTVAMEVT; via the exons GAACACCATCTTCAGCGGGCAATTTCAGCACAGCAAGTGTATGGCGAGAAGAGGGATAACATGGTGATACCAGTCCCAGAGGCAGAGAGTAACATCGCTTACTATGAGTCTATATATCCTGGGGAGTTTAAGATGCCAAAGCAGCTCATTCACATACAGC CTTTCAGTTTGGATGCTGAACAGCCCGATTATGATTTGGATTCTGAAGATGAAGTATTTGTGaataaactgaagaagaaaatggacatcTGCCCACTGCAGTTTGAGGAGATGATTGACCGTCTAGAGAAAGGCAGTGGTCAGCAG CCAGTCAGTCTGCAGGAAGCCAAGCTGCTGCTGAAAGAAGACGATGAGTTAATTAGAGAAGTTTATGAATACtggattaaaaagagaaaaaactgccGAGGGCCGTCTCTTATCCCCTCAGTGAAGCAAGAGAAGCGAGATGGTTCCAGCACAAATGACCCTTATGTGGCTTTTAGAAGACGTACTGAGAAAATGCAGACTCGGAAA AATCGCAAAAATGATGAAGCCTCTTATGAAAAAATGCTTAAGTTGCGTCGAGATCTAAGTCGGGCTGTTACCATTCTAGAGatgataaaaagaagagaaaagagtaaaAGGGAGCTATTGCACTTAACACTGGAAATTATGGAAAAGAG GTATAGTCTGGGTGACTACAGTGGGGAGATCATGTCTGAGGTCATGGCGCAGAGGCAGCCCGTGAAGCCCACCTACTCCATCCCCATTGCCCCCCTCGCCAACAGCGGGCAGTTCAAACACCAGGAAGCCATGGATGTGAAGGAGTTTAAAGTTAATAAG CAAGATAAGGCCGATCTTATCCGACCTAAACGTAAATACGAAAAGAAGCCCAAAGTCTTACCTTcgtctgctgctgctgctgctcctcagCAGGCCAGCCCTGCCGCGCTGCCGGTCTTCAACGCTAAAGACCTGAACCAGTATGACTTTCCCAGCTCGGACGAAGAGCCTCTCTCCCAG GTTCTGTCTGGCTCTTCGGAAGCTGAGGAAGAGAATGACCCCGATGGTCCTTTTGCCTTCCGTAGGAAGGCAGGCTGTCAGTACTATGCT cctcACTTAGACCAAACTGGCAACTGGCCTTGGACTAGTCCTAGCGATGGAGGATTAGGGGATGTGCGATACCGCTACTGCTTAACCACCCTGACCGTGCCCCAGAGGTGTATTGGATTTGCACGAAGACGGGTTGGGCGCGGTGGAAG GGTCTTACTGGACAGAGCTCACTCGGACTATGACAGCATGTTTCGCCATCTGGATTTGGAAATGCTTTCCTCACCACAACATTCTCCAGTCAATCAGTTTGCCAATACCTCAGAAACAAATACCTCGGACAAATCTTTCTCTAAAGACCTCAGTCAGATACTAGTCAATATCAAATCATGTAGATGGCGGCATTTTAGGCCTCGGACACCATCCCTACATGACAGTGACAGTGATGAACTCTCCTGTAGGAACTTATGTAGGAGTATAAATCGAACAGGAACAGCACAGCCCGGGACCCAGACATGCAGTACCTCTACGCAGAGCAAAAGCAGCAGTGGTTCAGCACACTTTG CATTTACAGCCGAACAATACCAGCAACATCAACAGCAGCTGGCACTCATGCAGAAACAGCAGCTTGCACAAATTCAGCAACAGCAAGCGAGTAGTAATTCCTCCACCACCACGTCACAG AACCTTGCATCTAACCAGCAGAAAAGTGGCTTTCACCTGAATCTGCATCATAGCCATTCTATACAGGGTTTAGAAAGAACAATACAG ggTTTTGTTTCCAAGACTTTGGATTCCGCTAGTGCTCAGTTTGCTGCTTCTGCTTTGGTGACATCAGAACAACTGATGGGATTCAAGATGAAGGAGGATGTGGTGCTCGGAATTGGGGTGAATGGCGTCCTTCCAGCCTCAG gAGTATACAAGGGCTTACACCTCAGTAGTACTACACCCACAGCACTTGTCCACACGAGTCCGTCGACAGCAGGGCCGGCTTTGCTACAGCCTGCGAACGTGACCCAGACGGCGGGTTCCCACGGTGCACCGAGTCACCCGGTGACTGCTGCCAATTCTGCAACAACTCAGGTTCTGATTGGGAACAACATTCGATTAACTGTACCTTCATCAGTCGCCACTGTAAACTCTCTTGCCCCCATAAATGCACGACACATACCTAGGACTTTAAGTGCTGTCCCATCGTCTGCCTTAAAGCTGGCCGCTGCAGCAAACTGTCAAGTTTCCAAGGTCCCGTCTTCGTCCTCTGTAGATTCAGTTCCACG GGAAAATCATGAATCAGAAAAGCCAGCACTGAACAACATAGCAGACAACACAGTAGCGATGGAGGTGACGTAG
- the EPC1 gene encoding enhancer of polycomb homolog 1 isoform X1: protein MSKLSFRARALDASKPLPVFRCEDLPDLHEYASINRAVPQMPTGMEKEEESEHHLQRAISAQQVYGEKRDNMVIPVPEAESNIAYYESIYPGEFKMPKQLIHIQPFSLDAEQPDYDLDSEDEVFVNKLKKKMDICPLQFEEMIDRLEKGSGQQPVSLQEAKLLLKEDDELIREVYEYWIKKRKNCRGPSLIPSVKQEKRDGSSTNDPYVAFRRRTEKMQTRKNRKNDEASYEKMLKLRRDLSRAVTILEMIKRREKSKRELLHLTLEIMEKRYSLGDYSGEIMSEVMAQRQPVKPTYSIPIAPLANSGQFKHQEAMDVKEFKVNKQDKADLIRPKRKYEKKPKVLPSSAAAAAPQQASPAALPVFNAKDLNQYDFPSSDEEPLSQVLSGSSEAEEENDPDGPFAFRRKAGCQYYAPHLDQTGNWPWTSPSDGGLGDVRYRYCLTTLTVPQRCIGFARRRVGRGGRVLLDRAHSDYDSMFRHLDLEMLSSPQHSPVNQFANTSETNTSDKSFSKDLSQILVNIKSCRWRHFRPRTPSLHDSDSDELSCRNLCRSINRTGTAQPGTQTCSTSTQSKSSSGSAHFAFTAEQYQQHQQQLALMQKQQLAQIQQQQASSNSSTTTSQNLASNQQKSGFHLNLHHSHSIQGLERTIQGFVSKTLDSASAQFAASALVTSEQLMGFKMKEDVVLGIGVNGVLPASGVYKGLHLSSTTPTALVHTSPSTAGPALLQPANVTQTAGSHGAPSHPVTAANSATTQVLIGNNIRLTVPSSVATVNSLAPINARHIPRTLSAVPSSALKLAAAANCQVSKVPSSSSVDSVPRENHESEKPALNNIADNTVAMEVT from the exons GAACACCATCTTCAGCGGGCAATTTCAGCACAGCAAGTGTATGGCGAGAAGAGGGATAACATGGTGATACCAGTCCCAGAGGCAGAGAGTAACATCGCTTACTATGAGTCTATATATCCTGGGGAGTTTAAGATGCCAAAGCAGCTCATTCACATACAGC CTTTCAGTTTGGATGCTGAACAGCCCGATTATGATTTGGATTCTGAAGATGAAGTATTTGTGaataaactgaagaagaaaatggacatcTGCCCACTGCAGTTTGAGGAGATGATTGACCGTCTAGAGAAAGGCAGTGGTCAGCAG CCAGTCAGTCTGCAGGAAGCCAAGCTGCTGCTGAAAGAAGACGATGAGTTAATTAGAGAAGTTTATGAATACtggattaaaaagagaaaaaactgccGAGGGCCGTCTCTTATCCCCTCAGTGAAGCAAGAGAAGCGAGATGGTTCCAGCACAAATGACCCTTATGTGGCTTTTAGAAGACGTACTGAGAAAATGCAGACTCGGAAA AATCGCAAAAATGATGAAGCCTCTTATGAAAAAATGCTTAAGTTGCGTCGAGATCTAAGTCGGGCTGTTACCATTCTAGAGatgataaaaagaagagaaaagagtaaaAGGGAGCTATTGCACTTAACACTGGAAATTATGGAAAAGAG GTATAGTCTGGGTGACTACAGTGGGGAGATCATGTCTGAGGTCATGGCGCAGAGGCAGCCCGTGAAGCCCACCTACTCCATCCCCATTGCCCCCCTCGCCAACAGCGGGCAGTTCAAACACCAGGAAGCCATGGATGTGAAGGAGTTTAAAGTTAATAAG CAAGATAAGGCCGATCTTATCCGACCTAAACGTAAATACGAAAAGAAGCCCAAAGTCTTACCTTcgtctgctgctgctgctgctcctcagCAGGCCAGCCCTGCCGCGCTGCCGGTCTTCAACGCTAAAGACCTGAACCAGTATGACTTTCCCAGCTCGGACGAAGAGCCTCTCTCCCAG GTTCTGTCTGGCTCTTCGGAAGCTGAGGAAGAGAATGACCCCGATGGTCCTTTTGCCTTCCGTAGGAAGGCAGGCTGTCAGTACTATGCT cctcACTTAGACCAAACTGGCAACTGGCCTTGGACTAGTCCTAGCGATGGAGGATTAGGGGATGTGCGATACCGCTACTGCTTAACCACCCTGACCGTGCCCCAGAGGTGTATTGGATTTGCACGAAGACGGGTTGGGCGCGGTGGAAG GGTCTTACTGGACAGAGCTCACTCGGACTATGACAGCATGTTTCGCCATCTGGATTTGGAAATGCTTTCCTCACCACAACATTCTCCAGTCAATCAGTTTGCCAATACCTCAGAAACAAATACCTCGGACAAATCTTTCTCTAAAGACCTCAGTCAGATACTAGTCAATATCAAATCATGTAGATGGCGGCATTTTAGGCCTCGGACACCATCCCTACATGACAGTGACAGTGATGAACTCTCCTGTAGGAACTTATGTAGGAGTATAAATCGAACAGGAACAGCACAGCCCGGGACCCAGACATGCAGTACCTCTACGCAGAGCAAAAGCAGCAGTGGTTCAGCACACTTTG CATTTACAGCCGAACAATACCAGCAACATCAACAGCAGCTGGCACTCATGCAGAAACAGCAGCTTGCACAAATTCAGCAACAGCAAGCGAGTAGTAATTCCTCCACCACCACGTCACAG AACCTTGCATCTAACCAGCAGAAAAGTGGCTTTCACCTGAATCTGCATCATAGCCATTCTATACAGGGTTTAGAAAGAACAATACAG ggTTTTGTTTCCAAGACTTTGGATTCCGCTAGTGCTCAGTTTGCTGCTTCTGCTTTGGTGACATCAGAACAACTGATGGGATTCAAGATGAAGGAGGATGTGGTGCTCGGAATTGGGGTGAATGGCGTCCTTCCAGCCTCAG gAGTATACAAGGGCTTACACCTCAGTAGTACTACACCCACAGCACTTGTCCACACGAGTCCGTCGACAGCAGGGCCGGCTTTGCTACAGCCTGCGAACGTGACCCAGACGGCGGGTTCCCACGGTGCACCGAGTCACCCGGTGACTGCTGCCAATTCTGCAACAACTCAGGTTCTGATTGGGAACAACATTCGATTAACTGTACCTTCATCAGTCGCCACTGTAAACTCTCTTGCCCCCATAAATGCACGACACATACCTAGGACTTTAAGTGCTGTCCCATCGTCTGCCTTAAAGCTGGCCGCTGCAGCAAACTGTCAAGTTTCCAAGGTCCCGTCTTCGTCCTCTGTAGATTCAGTTCCACG GGAAAATCATGAATCAGAAAAGCCAGCACTGAACAACATAGCAGACAACACAGTAGCGATGGAGGTGACGTAG
- the EPC1 gene encoding enhancer of polycomb homolog 1 isoform X3: MSKLSFRARALDASKPLPVFRCEDLPDLHEYASINRAVPQMPTGMEKEEESEHHLQRAISAQQVYGEKRDNMVIPVPEAESNIAYYESIYPGEFKMPKQLIHIQPFSLDAEQPDYDLDSEDEVFVNKLKKKMDICPLQFEEMIDRLEKGSGQQPVSLQEAKLLLKEDDELIREVYEYWIKKRKNCRGPSLIPSVKQEKRDGSSTNDPYVAFRRRTEKMQTRKNRKNDEASYEKMLKLRRDLSRAVTILEMIKRREKSKRELLHLTLEIMEKRYSLGDYSGEIMSEVMAQRQPVKPTYSIPIAPLANSGQFKHQEAMDVKEFKVNKQDKADLIRPKRKYEKKPKVLPSSAAAAAPQQASPAALPVFNAKDLNQYDFPSSDEEPLSQVLSGSSEAEEENDPDGPFAFRRKAGCQYYAPHLDQTGNWPWTSPSDGGLGDVRYRYCLTTLTVPQRCIGFARRRVGRGGRVLLDRAHSDYDSMFRHLDLEMLSSPQHSPVNQFANTSETNTSDKSFSKDLSQILVNIKSCRWRHFRPRTPSLHDSDSDELSCRNLCRSINRTGTAQPGTQTCSTSTQSKSSSGSAHFAFTAEQYQQHQQQLALMQKQQLAQIQQQQASSNSSTTTSQGFVSKTLDSASAQFAASALVTSEQLMGFKMKEDVVLGIGVNGVLPASGVYKGLHLSSTTPTALVHTSPSTAGPALLQPANVTQTAGSHGAPSHPVTAANSATTQVLIGNNIRLTVPSSVATVNSLAPINARHIPRTLSAVPSSALKLAAAANCQVSKVPSSSSVDSVPRENHESEKPALNNIADNTVAMEVT, encoded by the exons GAACACCATCTTCAGCGGGCAATTTCAGCACAGCAAGTGTATGGCGAGAAGAGGGATAACATGGTGATACCAGTCCCAGAGGCAGAGAGTAACATCGCTTACTATGAGTCTATATATCCTGGGGAGTTTAAGATGCCAAAGCAGCTCATTCACATACAGC CTTTCAGTTTGGATGCTGAACAGCCCGATTATGATTTGGATTCTGAAGATGAAGTATTTGTGaataaactgaagaagaaaatggacatcTGCCCACTGCAGTTTGAGGAGATGATTGACCGTCTAGAGAAAGGCAGTGGTCAGCAG CCAGTCAGTCTGCAGGAAGCCAAGCTGCTGCTGAAAGAAGACGATGAGTTAATTAGAGAAGTTTATGAATACtggattaaaaagagaaaaaactgccGAGGGCCGTCTCTTATCCCCTCAGTGAAGCAAGAGAAGCGAGATGGTTCCAGCACAAATGACCCTTATGTGGCTTTTAGAAGACGTACTGAGAAAATGCAGACTCGGAAA AATCGCAAAAATGATGAAGCCTCTTATGAAAAAATGCTTAAGTTGCGTCGAGATCTAAGTCGGGCTGTTACCATTCTAGAGatgataaaaagaagagaaaagagtaaaAGGGAGCTATTGCACTTAACACTGGAAATTATGGAAAAGAG GTATAGTCTGGGTGACTACAGTGGGGAGATCATGTCTGAGGTCATGGCGCAGAGGCAGCCCGTGAAGCCCACCTACTCCATCCCCATTGCCCCCCTCGCCAACAGCGGGCAGTTCAAACACCAGGAAGCCATGGATGTGAAGGAGTTTAAAGTTAATAAG CAAGATAAGGCCGATCTTATCCGACCTAAACGTAAATACGAAAAGAAGCCCAAAGTCTTACCTTcgtctgctgctgctgctgctcctcagCAGGCCAGCCCTGCCGCGCTGCCGGTCTTCAACGCTAAAGACCTGAACCAGTATGACTTTCCCAGCTCGGACGAAGAGCCTCTCTCCCAG GTTCTGTCTGGCTCTTCGGAAGCTGAGGAAGAGAATGACCCCGATGGTCCTTTTGCCTTCCGTAGGAAGGCAGGCTGTCAGTACTATGCT cctcACTTAGACCAAACTGGCAACTGGCCTTGGACTAGTCCTAGCGATGGAGGATTAGGGGATGTGCGATACCGCTACTGCTTAACCACCCTGACCGTGCCCCAGAGGTGTATTGGATTTGCACGAAGACGGGTTGGGCGCGGTGGAAG GGTCTTACTGGACAGAGCTCACTCGGACTATGACAGCATGTTTCGCCATCTGGATTTGGAAATGCTTTCCTCACCACAACATTCTCCAGTCAATCAGTTTGCCAATACCTCAGAAACAAATACCTCGGACAAATCTTTCTCTAAAGACCTCAGTCAGATACTAGTCAATATCAAATCATGTAGATGGCGGCATTTTAGGCCTCGGACACCATCCCTACATGACAGTGACAGTGATGAACTCTCCTGTAGGAACTTATGTAGGAGTATAAATCGAACAGGAACAGCACAGCCCGGGACCCAGACATGCAGTACCTCTACGCAGAGCAAAAGCAGCAGTGGTTCAGCACACTTTG CATTTACAGCCGAACAATACCAGCAACATCAACAGCAGCTGGCACTCATGCAGAAACAGCAGCTTGCACAAATTCAGCAACAGCAAGCGAGTAGTAATTCCTCCACCACCACGTCACAG ggTTTTGTTTCCAAGACTTTGGATTCCGCTAGTGCTCAGTTTGCTGCTTCTGCTTTGGTGACATCAGAACAACTGATGGGATTCAAGATGAAGGAGGATGTGGTGCTCGGAATTGGGGTGAATGGCGTCCTTCCAGCCTCAG gAGTATACAAGGGCTTACACCTCAGTAGTACTACACCCACAGCACTTGTCCACACGAGTCCGTCGACAGCAGGGCCGGCTTTGCTACAGCCTGCGAACGTGACCCAGACGGCGGGTTCCCACGGTGCACCGAGTCACCCGGTGACTGCTGCCAATTCTGCAACAACTCAGGTTCTGATTGGGAACAACATTCGATTAACTGTACCTTCATCAGTCGCCACTGTAAACTCTCTTGCCCCCATAAATGCACGACACATACCTAGGACTTTAAGTGCTGTCCCATCGTCTGCCTTAAAGCTGGCCGCTGCAGCAAACTGTCAAGTTTCCAAGGTCCCGTCTTCGTCCTCTGTAGATTCAGTTCCACG GGAAAATCATGAATCAGAAAAGCCAGCACTGAACAACATAGCAGACAACACAGTAGCGATGGAGGTGACGTAG
- the EPC1 gene encoding enhancer of polycomb homolog 1 isoform X2 codes for MSKLSFRARALDASKPLPVFRCEDLPDLHEYASINRAVPQMPTGMEKEEESEHHLQRAISAQQVYGEKRDNMVIPVPEAESNIAYYESIYPGEFKMPKQLIHIQPFSLDAEQPDYDLDSEDEVFVNKLKKKMDICPLQFEEMIDRLEKGSGQQPVSLQEAKLLLKEDDELIREVYEYWIKKRKNCRGPSLIPSVKQEKRDGSSTNDPYVAFRRRTEKMQTRKNRKNDEASYEKMLKLRRDLSRAVTILEMIKRREKSKRELLHLTLEIMEKRYSLGDYSGEIMSEVMAQRQPVKPTYSIPIAPLANSGQFKHQEAMDVKEFKVNKQDKADLIRPKRKYEKKPKVLPSSAAAAAPQQASPAALPVFNAKDLNQYDFPSSDEEPLSQVLSGSSEAEEENDPDGPFAFRRKAGCQYYAPHLDQTGNWPWTSPSDGGLGDVRYRYCLTTLTVPQRCIGFARRRVGRGGRVLLDRAHSDYDSMFRHLDLEMLSSPQHSPVNQFANTSETNTSDKSFSKDLSQILVNIKSCRWRHFRPRTPSLHDSDSDELSCRNLCRSINRTGTAQPGTQTCSTSTQSKSSSGSAHFAFTAEQYQQHQQQLALMQKQQLAQIQQQQASSNSSTTTSQNLASNQQKSGFHLNLHHSHSIQGLERTIQGFVSKTLDSASAQFAASALVTSEQLMGFKMKEDVVLGIGVNGVLPASGVYKGLHLSSTTPTALVHTSPSTAGPALLQPANVTQTAGSHGAPSHPVTAANSATTQVLIGNNIRLTVPSSVATVNSLAPINARHIPRTLSAVPSSALKLAAAANCQVSKVPSSSSVDSVPR; via the exons GAACACCATCTTCAGCGGGCAATTTCAGCACAGCAAGTGTATGGCGAGAAGAGGGATAACATGGTGATACCAGTCCCAGAGGCAGAGAGTAACATCGCTTACTATGAGTCTATATATCCTGGGGAGTTTAAGATGCCAAAGCAGCTCATTCACATACAGC CTTTCAGTTTGGATGCTGAACAGCCCGATTATGATTTGGATTCTGAAGATGAAGTATTTGTGaataaactgaagaagaaaatggacatcTGCCCACTGCAGTTTGAGGAGATGATTGACCGTCTAGAGAAAGGCAGTGGTCAGCAG CCAGTCAGTCTGCAGGAAGCCAAGCTGCTGCTGAAAGAAGACGATGAGTTAATTAGAGAAGTTTATGAATACtggattaaaaagagaaaaaactgccGAGGGCCGTCTCTTATCCCCTCAGTGAAGCAAGAGAAGCGAGATGGTTCCAGCACAAATGACCCTTATGTGGCTTTTAGAAGACGTACTGAGAAAATGCAGACTCGGAAA AATCGCAAAAATGATGAAGCCTCTTATGAAAAAATGCTTAAGTTGCGTCGAGATCTAAGTCGGGCTGTTACCATTCTAGAGatgataaaaagaagagaaaagagtaaaAGGGAGCTATTGCACTTAACACTGGAAATTATGGAAAAGAG GTATAGTCTGGGTGACTACAGTGGGGAGATCATGTCTGAGGTCATGGCGCAGAGGCAGCCCGTGAAGCCCACCTACTCCATCCCCATTGCCCCCCTCGCCAACAGCGGGCAGTTCAAACACCAGGAAGCCATGGATGTGAAGGAGTTTAAAGTTAATAAG CAAGATAAGGCCGATCTTATCCGACCTAAACGTAAATACGAAAAGAAGCCCAAAGTCTTACCTTcgtctgctgctgctgctgctcctcagCAGGCCAGCCCTGCCGCGCTGCCGGTCTTCAACGCTAAAGACCTGAACCAGTATGACTTTCCCAGCTCGGACGAAGAGCCTCTCTCCCAG GTTCTGTCTGGCTCTTCGGAAGCTGAGGAAGAGAATGACCCCGATGGTCCTTTTGCCTTCCGTAGGAAGGCAGGCTGTCAGTACTATGCT cctcACTTAGACCAAACTGGCAACTGGCCTTGGACTAGTCCTAGCGATGGAGGATTAGGGGATGTGCGATACCGCTACTGCTTAACCACCCTGACCGTGCCCCAGAGGTGTATTGGATTTGCACGAAGACGGGTTGGGCGCGGTGGAAG GGTCTTACTGGACAGAGCTCACTCGGACTATGACAGCATGTTTCGCCATCTGGATTTGGAAATGCTTTCCTCACCACAACATTCTCCAGTCAATCAGTTTGCCAATACCTCAGAAACAAATACCTCGGACAAATCTTTCTCTAAAGACCTCAGTCAGATACTAGTCAATATCAAATCATGTAGATGGCGGCATTTTAGGCCTCGGACACCATCCCTACATGACAGTGACAGTGATGAACTCTCCTGTAGGAACTTATGTAGGAGTATAAATCGAACAGGAACAGCACAGCCCGGGACCCAGACATGCAGTACCTCTACGCAGAGCAAAAGCAGCAGTGGTTCAGCACACTTTG CATTTACAGCCGAACAATACCAGCAACATCAACAGCAGCTGGCACTCATGCAGAAACAGCAGCTTGCACAAATTCAGCAACAGCAAGCGAGTAGTAATTCCTCCACCACCACGTCACAG AACCTTGCATCTAACCAGCAGAAAAGTGGCTTTCACCTGAATCTGCATCATAGCCATTCTATACAGGGTTTAGAAAGAACAATACAG ggTTTTGTTTCCAAGACTTTGGATTCCGCTAGTGCTCAGTTTGCTGCTTCTGCTTTGGTGACATCAGAACAACTGATGGGATTCAAGATGAAGGAGGATGTGGTGCTCGGAATTGGGGTGAATGGCGTCCTTCCAGCCTCAG gAGTATACAAGGGCTTACACCTCAGTAGTACTACACCCACAGCACTTGTCCACACGAGTCCGTCGACAGCAGGGCCGGCTTTGCTACAGCCTGCGAACGTGACCCAGACGGCGGGTTCCCACGGTGCACCGAGTCACCCGGTGACTGCTGCCAATTCTGCAACAACTCAGGTTCTGATTGGGAACAACATTCGATTAACTGTACCTTCATCAGTCGCCACTGTAAACTCTCTTGCCCCCATAAATGCACGACACATACCTAGGACTTTAAGTGCTGTCCCATCGTCTGCCTTAAAGCTGGCCGCTGCAGCAAACTGTCAAGTTTCCAAGGTCCCGTCTTCGTCCTCTGTAGATTCAGTTCCACG gtga